The Achromobacter spanius genome includes the window CGGCTGGCGCAGGGCAGGGCAGTGAAAGCGGCATAGCGCTGGAGGGCGCCTGGCCGGCAATACAACAAGAAGCGAAGTCCATTCGTAGTCCAAGGAGACAAGCATGTCCAAGCAAATTACCCGCGCGCGCGCGTTGGCGTTCGCGTGCCTGTTCAGCCTGCCGCTGGCAGGCGGCATGGCCGTTGCACAGACGTATCCCGCCAAGCCCATCAGCCTGGTGGTGCCGTTTCCGGCGGGCGGCACCACCGATGTGCTGGCGCGCGCGCTGGGTCAGGAGCTAAGCAAAAGCCTGGGCCAGCCGGTGGTGGTGGAAAACAAGCCCGGCGCGGGCTCGACCCTGGGCGCGGACTACGTTGCCAAGGCCGCGCCCGACGGCTACACCTTGCTGATGGGCGCCGTGCATCACACCATCGCCACCAGCGTCTACAAGAGCCTGCACTACGACTTCCAGAAGGACTTCGCGCCGGTCACCACGGTGGCGCTGGTGCCCAACGTGCTGGTCGTCAACCCCAAGCTGGACGCGACCACCGTGCAAGGCTTGTTGAAACTGGCGCAGGCCGCGCCCGGCAAGCTGACCTTCGGGTCCAACGGCATGGGCACCGGGCAGCATTTGATTGGCGCGCAGTTTGAGCAGCAAGGTCACGTCAAGCTGCTGCACGTGCCGTACAAGGGCAGCGGGCCGTTGACGACAGACCTGCTGGGCGGCCAGATCGATATGTCGTTCGACACCATCACGCCCGTGCTGGCGCATATACAAAGCGGCAAGTTGCGGGCGCTGGCCGTCACCACCAACCAGCGTTCAGCGGCGCTGCCCAACGTG containing:
- a CDS encoding Bug family tripartite tricarboxylate transporter substrate binding protein; this encodes MSKQITRARALAFACLFSLPLAGGMAVAQTYPAKPISLVVPFPAGGTTDVLARALGQELSKSLGQPVVVENKPGAGSTLGADYVAKAAPDGYTLLMGAVHHTIATSVYKSLHYDFQKDFAPVTTVALVPNVLVVNPKLDATTVQGLLKLAQAAPGKLTFGSNGMGTGQHLIGAQFEQQGHVKLLHVPYKGSGPLTTDLLGGQIDMSFDTITPVLAHIQSGKLRALAVTTNQRSAALPNVPTMEEAGLKPFNMGTWFGVLAPAGAPKDVVTRLNAEMVKIIQSPDFSRRMAEIGAVPIGDTPEQMRARIGTDTANYAKLVKDAKVAIN